From the genome of Spirosomataceae bacterium TFI 002, one region includes:
- a CDS encoding beta-lactamase class A — protein MKVIYLTIFFSSFSMAFAQHNSLDSYFKELDPEIGVSMQLMNKEGEVLFAKDDTITVPAASTIKVPILIAYYVALEKRLFKAKAKYELNEEVKVGGSGDIQYANAMTEYSLDQLALEMIRVSDNTATNIMIDKIGMENINKMSAFYGLNKTMLRRKMMDFEAVLEGRQNTTTASEMNQLLLKMLNGELVKPKYQKAMIKKLLACEDYTTFAAKLYGVPIAHKTGTLDYMRADVGIIYGKEPLILSVFVQNFESHMQAQTILADIAEIVYFQFGE, from the coding sequence ATGAAAGTAATTTATTTAACAATCTTTTTTTCATCGTTTTCAATGGCATTTGCCCAGCACAATTCTCTTGATTCTTATTTTAAAGAGCTTGATCCAGAGATAGGTGTATCCATGCAGTTGATGAATAAGGAAGGGGAGGTGCTTTTTGCTAAAGATGACACCATTACCGTTCCTGCAGCTAGCACCATCAAAGTTCCGATCTTAATAGCCTATTATGTTGCTTTGGAAAAAAGGCTTTTCAAAGCCAAAGCTAAATATGAGTTAAACGAAGAAGTCAAAGTGGGCGGATCTGGCGATATACAATATGCCAATGCAATGACGGAGTATAGTTTAGATCAGCTAGCCCTAGAAATGATTAGAGTAAGCGATAATACTGCTACAAACATCATGATTGACAAAATAGGAATGGAGAATATCAACAAGATGTCTGCTTTTTATGGGCTCAATAAAACAATGCTTCGTCGTAAAATGATGGACTTTGAGGCTGTCTTGGAAGGAAGGCAGAATACCACCACGGCATCAGAAATGAACCAGCTGTTGCTTAAGATGCTAAACGGTGAACTTGTGAAGCCTAAATACCAAAAGGCAATGATCAAAAAGCTACTTGCCTGTGAAGACTATACAACTTTTGCAGCGAAGCTTTATGGCGTGCCTATCGCCCATAAAACAGGAACTTTAGATTACATGAGAGCCGACGTGGGAATCATCTACGGAAAAGAGCCGCTGATTCTCTCCGTATTTGTACAAAACTTCGAAAGCCACATGCAAGCCCAAACTATTTTGGCGGATATTGCTGAGATTGTTTATTTTCAGTTTGGGGAGTGA
- a CDS encoding 16S rRNA m(7)G-527 methyltransferase — MEMTADLIFKYFPDLTDQQKVHFTKLQELYELWNAQINVVSRKDIDLLYERHVLHSLGIAKMHQFKDGSKILDVGTGGGFPGIPLAIMFPKCSFHLVDSIGKKIKVVEEVSTALGLTNLTAQHERAEKVKGKYDFVVSRAVTRMKPFLHWVHDKIEPKSLDTIDNGILYLKGGDLDEEMNEIKRPWQEFLLKDFFEGEFFDTKKVVYVPF; from the coding sequence ATGGAGATGACAGCAGACCTTATTTTTAAATATTTCCCAGATCTTACTGATCAACAAAAAGTCCATTTCACGAAACTTCAGGAGCTATACGAACTCTGGAATGCACAGATCAACGTGGTATCGAGGAAGGACATTGATTTGCTTTACGAAAGACACGTTTTACACAGTCTTGGAATCGCTAAAATGCATCAGTTTAAGGATGGTTCCAAAATTTTAGACGTAGGCACTGGAGGGGGGTTCCCTGGTATCCCACTTGCCATCATGTTTCCTAAGTGCAGTTTTCACTTGGTAGACTCTATTGGTAAAAAAATAAAGGTTGTGGAAGAAGTAAGCACCGCTCTTGGTCTTACAAATTTAACGGCTCAACACGAAAGAGCAGAAAAAGTAAAGGGTAAGTACGATTTCGTTGTGAGTCGTGCTGTTACAAGAATGAAACCCTTTTTGCACTGGGTTCATGACAAAATAGAGCCTAAATCGCTTGATACGATTGATAATGGCATATTGTACCTCAAAGGTGGCGATCTTGATGAAGAAATGAACGAAATAAAAAGACCTTGGCAAGAATTTCTTCTCAAAGATTTTTTCGAAGGCGAATTCTTTGATACTAAGAAGGTTGTCTATGTTCCGTTCTGA
- a CDS encoding Fucose permease: MFSHLTKDFLGNKFSRAIGWPFLAVGILFGTWATFIPQVKIRYDLNDADLGMLLLSMPLGALSMNAMGAYLVNRIGMQRATLFGLFFMCFAFLIPLNVPFFWMLPIGLFLCGSGISITNVAMNTVAGSLEVSERINIISTCHGLFSIGLMLSSIAASTAIGLKVEGGLYVVFVITFVVLGGLIVRKTLLSIADQKEESAPASNSKFTMPTGPLLIMILMGLCNNFTEGTMADWSSVFMRDVIKSSTYFTGWGLAAYSLFMALGRFFGDALIPRYGANKILTWGAVISFIGIMVLILLPNVEMAIIGFSLVGAGVSCAAPILYASSARVPGMKKGAGLAIFNTFAMIGFMVGPVIIGFISEAVSLSFAFMLVSGLCVLWAVLSLRAKLY; encoded by the coding sequence ATGTTTAGTCACCTTACTAAGGATTTTTTAGGCAACAAATTCAGTAGGGCAATCGGTTGGCCTTTTTTAGCAGTAGGGATACTTTTTGGTACATGGGCAACATTTATTCCACAGGTTAAAATTAGATACGACCTCAATGATGCCGATTTAGGCATGTTGCTCCTTAGCATGCCACTTGGTGCTCTCAGCATGAATGCCATGGGAGCATATTTGGTAAACAGGATTGGAATGCAGAGAGCTACATTGTTTGGCTTATTTTTTATGTGTTTTGCATTTCTGATTCCCCTTAATGTCCCGTTTTTTTGGATGTTACCCATTGGCTTATTTCTATGTGGGTCGGGTATTTCTATCACCAATGTTGCCATGAATACCGTGGCAGGGTCACTGGAGGTCAGTGAAAGGATTAATATCATAAGTACTTGTCATGGATTGTTTAGTATTGGACTAATGCTTAGTTCCATAGCTGCGAGCACAGCCATTGGGCTCAAAGTGGAAGGTGGATTGTATGTAGTCTTTGTAATCACTTTTGTTGTGCTAGGCGGATTAATTGTTCGCAAAACACTTTTGTCTATTGCCGACCAAAAAGAGGAATCTGCACCTGCGAGCAATTCTAAGTTTACGATGCCCACAGGACCACTTTTGATAATGATTTTAATGGGTCTCTGCAATAATTTCACAGAAGGAACAATGGCAGACTGGTCTTCGGTATTTATGAGAGATGTGATAAAGTCCAGTACCTATTTTACAGGTTGGGGTTTAGCTGCTTATTCACTTTTTATGGCCTTGGGTAGATTTTTTGGAGATGCATTGATTCCAAGGTATGGAGCCAATAAAATATTGACATGGGGAGCTGTAATTAGCTTTATCGGTATCATGGTACTAATTTTATTGCCAAATGTGGAGATGGCAATTATTGGGTTTTCACTGGTAGGAGCTGGTGTTTCTTGTGCTGCTCCCATTCTTTATGCGAGTTCAGCTAGAGTTCCAGGAATGAAAAAAGGAGCGGGCTTGGCTATTTTTAACACTTTTGCCATGATTGGTTTCATGGTTGGGCCAGTGATCATTGGATTTATTTCCGAAGCCGTGAGTTTATCCTTTGCCTTTATGCTCGTTTCGGGGTTATGTGTCCTTTGGGCGGTGTTGTCTTTGAGGGCAAAGCTGTACTAA
- a CDS encoding Glycosyltransferase, catalytic subunit of cellulose synthase and poly-beta-1,6-N-acetylglucosamine synthase, translating to MNWEYVLPIVFFTCLGVQLIYLLGVFPTLNRHVDFEVNATDAKNKPGVSVIVCALNEIDNLKELLPLLENQDYPNFEIIVVDDRSEDGTYDYLLNNEGNFSKVKFVRILNLPEHFTAKKYALTMGIKKSTNNIILLTDADCRPNSNKWISSMETQLTSDRDLVLGFSPYYRFPGYLNAFIRYETFQTALQYFSFAKAGFPFMGVGRNLMYRKDSFWKNNGFASHKALLSGDDDLFVNAIANKKNTEIRIDRDSWMDSEPKQTFDDWITQKKRHLSVGKVYKTKDKVTIGALWLSFIGTWLLVIPTFFTNPSWFQLPDWLIVPDDWLLQYGLTHWTPFNNWMRLVVIVFLAWFFLRWLILHIANKKLGSTIRSSKIPVMDFIYLVYLLTFGIITIFSNPKKIKWR from the coding sequence TTGAACTGGGAGTATGTCTTGCCTATTGTGTTTTTCACGTGCCTAGGCGTTCAGTTGATCTATCTTTTGGGCGTATTTCCTACGCTTAATAGACATGTGGATTTTGAAGTAAATGCTACGGATGCAAAAAACAAGCCGGGCGTTTCGGTTATTGTATGTGCTCTAAACGAAATTGATAACCTCAAGGAGCTGCTTCCATTATTGGAAAACCAAGATTATCCAAACTTTGAAATTATTGTTGTAGACGATCGATCCGAAGATGGGACCTACGACTATCTCCTCAATAATGAAGGAAACTTTAGCAAAGTTAAATTCGTAAGAATCTTAAACTTACCCGAGCATTTTACTGCTAAAAAATATGCTTTGACAATGGGTATAAAGAAATCGACGAATAACATTATTCTACTTACTGATGCTGATTGCCGACCGAATTCCAATAAATGGATATCGAGCATGGAAACGCAGCTTACTAGTGATCGCGACTTGGTGTTAGGTTTTAGCCCTTACTATAGGTTCCCGGGTTATTTGAATGCATTTATAAGGTATGAAACCTTCCAAACTGCCCTGCAATATTTTTCTTTTGCAAAAGCAGGTTTCCCATTCATGGGTGTGGGACGAAACCTGATGTATCGCAAGGATTCTTTTTGGAAAAATAATGGATTTGCATCGCACAAGGCCCTACTTAGTGGCGACGACGATTTGTTTGTAAATGCGATCGCCAACAAAAAGAACACCGAAATTCGGATTGATAGAGATTCTTGGATGGACAGCGAGCCAAAGCAAACTTTTGATGACTGGATCACGCAAAAGAAAAGGCACTTATCTGTAGGTAAAGTTTATAAAACTAAAGACAAAGTTACGATTGGTGCTTTATGGCTTAGTTTTATTGGGACGTGGCTATTGGTTATTCCAACATTTTTCACCAACCCTTCTTGGTTCCAATTACCAGATTGGTTGATCGTTCCAGATGACTGGTTGCTTCAATATGGATTGACCCATTGGACACCATTCAATAATTGGATGAGGCTCGTAGTCATTGTGTTTTTAGCTTGGTTTTTCCTACGTTGGCTTATTCTTCATATCGCAAATAAAAAACTAGGCTCAACGATCAGATCGTCCAAAATTCCAGTTATGGATTTTATATACCTCGTTTATTTACTCACTTTTGGAATAATTACTATTTTTTCAAATCCAAAAAAGATTAAATGGAGATGA
- a CDS encoding tRNA-guanine transglycosylase, translating into MNFELQQQDPNSKARAGQLTTAHGVIETPIFMPVGTAGTVKGVHQQELIDAVKAQIILGNTYHLYLRPGLDIIERAGGLHQFMKWDRPILTDSGGYQVFSLKEIRKITEEGVHFNSHIDGSKHLFTPEYVMDIQRVIGADIIMAFDECPPYPCDHQYAENSMHLTHRWLKRCIKRFNETEGKYGHEQQLFPIVQGSVYKDLRVQSAEFIAAQDQPGNAIGGLSVGEPAEEMYAMLEVVNSILPTDKPRYLMGVGTPENILEGIALGTDMFDCVMPTRNARNGMLFTTEGIINIRNKKWEDDFTAIDPGLSNGISNVHSKAYLKHLIKCKEMLGAQIASIHNLSFYLWLVGEARKHIVAGDFTPWKNVMVKKLMHRL; encoded by the coding sequence ATGAATTTTGAATTGCAACAGCAAGACCCCAACAGCAAAGCACGAGCTGGCCAATTAACAACGGCTCATGGCGTCATAGAAACACCAATTTTTATGCCTGTAGGCACGGCGGGAACCGTAAAAGGTGTTCATCAGCAAGAACTTATAGATGCAGTAAAAGCTCAAATCATTTTGGGCAATACTTATCACTTATATTTAAGACCAGGTCTAGATATTATAGAGAGAGCTGGCGGTTTGCATCAATTTATGAAATGGGATCGTCCTATTCTTACCGACTCGGGAGGGTATCAGGTGTTTTCGCTTAAAGAAATTAGAAAAATAACCGAAGAAGGTGTTCATTTCAATTCCCATATCGATGGCTCCAAACATTTATTTACGCCAGAATATGTGATGGATATTCAGCGTGTAATAGGGGCAGATATAATCATGGCATTTGATGAGTGTCCACCATACCCATGTGACCACCAATATGCCGAGAACTCCATGCACCTTACTCATCGCTGGTTGAAACGCTGTATCAAGAGGTTCAATGAAACCGAAGGTAAATATGGTCATGAGCAGCAGCTTTTTCCTATAGTTCAAGGCTCTGTTTATAAAGATTTGCGTGTGCAATCGGCTGAGTTTATTGCGGCTCAAGACCAGCCAGGCAATGCCATTGGAGGCTTATCTGTAGGTGAGCCTGCCGAGGAAATGTACGCCATGCTCGAAGTCGTAAATTCAATTTTACCTACCGATAAACCGCGATACCTCATGGGTGTGGGAACACCAGAGAATATTTTAGAAGGAATTGCTCTAGGGACCGATATGTTCGATTGCGTGATGCCTACCCGCAATGCCCGCAACGGAATGCTTTTCACTACTGAAGGTATTATTAACATCAGAAACAAAAAGTGGGAAGACGACTTCACAGCCATAGATCCAGGCCTTAGCAATGGTATAAGTAATGTGCACAGCAAGGCTTACCTCAAGCATTTGATCAAATGCAAGGAGATGCTCGGAGCACAAATCGCCAGTATTCACAACCTCAGTTTTTACTTATGGTTGGTAGGCGAGGCACGTAAACACATTGTTGCTGGGGATTTTACGCCATGGAAAAACGTGATGGTGAAAAAACTAATGCATAGGCTTTAA
- a CDS encoding octaprenyl-diphosphate synthase, whose translation MKIKDIQAPVAKEMSEFEQKFRQSVKTNVMLLDQIMKYIVHRKGKQMRPMLVFLTAGSLGEISDATYRGASMIELLHTASLVHDDVVDDSNYRRGFFSIKALWKNKIAVLVGDFLLSRGLLLSVDNGDYHFLKIMSETVKVMSEGELLQIEKARRLDITEDIYFEVIRQKTAALISSCCSIGATSVGCDEETIAKASKLGEKIGMAFQIKDDLFDYGSSEIGKPTGIDIKEKKLTLPLIYALNQASRSDRRRIINLVKNESNKPAKVTEVIDFVINSGGIAYTTNAMNRYVDEAMEILGTFAPSQYRTSLEGLITYTIERSK comes from the coding sequence ATGAAAATCAAAGATATACAAGCACCTGTTGCAAAAGAGATGAGTGAATTTGAACAGAAGTTTCGACAGTCTGTGAAGACTAATGTCATGCTTCTTGATCAAATAATGAAATATATCGTGCATCGCAAAGGCAAGCAAATGCGTCCGATGCTGGTTTTTTTAACCGCTGGTTCCTTAGGAGAAATTAGCGATGCTACTTACCGAGGAGCTTCTATGATTGAATTGTTACATACTGCATCTCTTGTGCATGATGACGTGGTAGACGATTCTAATTACAGACGTGGCTTCTTTTCTATCAAAGCACTTTGGAAAAATAAAATTGCGGTCTTAGTTGGAGACTTTTTACTCTCAAGAGGTCTTTTGCTCAGTGTAGATAATGGAGATTACCATTTTCTTAAAATAATGTCGGAGACCGTGAAGGTCATGAGTGAGGGAGAGCTTTTGCAAATTGAAAAGGCACGTAGGCTTGATATTACAGAAGATATTTACTTTGAGGTGATCAGGCAAAAAACTGCTGCCCTCATTTCTTCATGTTGTAGCATAGGGGCAACTTCAGTAGGATGCGATGAAGAAACCATAGCCAAAGCAAGTAAGCTCGGAGAAAAGATTGGAATGGCTTTCCAAATCAAAGATGATCTTTTCGATTATGGTTCAAGTGAAATAGGTAAACCAACTGGTATCGACATAAAAGAGAAGAAACTTACTTTGCCTCTTATTTATGCCTTAAATCAAGCCAGTAGGTCAGATAGGCGAAGAATCATTAATTTGGTAAAAAACGAAAGTAATAAGCCAGCGAAAGTTACAGAAGTAATAGATTTTGTTATAAATAGTGGTGGAATTGCATATACTACAAATGCCATGAATCGTTATGTAGACGAGGCCATGGAGATTTTAGGAACCTTCGCTCCGTCTCAATATCGAACATCACTCGAAGGTTTAATTACATATACTATTGAAAGATCAAAATAA
- a CDS encoding TonB-linked outer membrane protein, SusC/RagA family, translating into MKLYLLVVLQLIMFSLYGQNTAYKSKVIDTQNSPVPFATIQVEGTQIFTKSDLNGNFEITLSEKAFVLLITSIGFESKRLEILNAQVPQEIILMESNEQLSEVVVTALGIKKERQSLGSSVTTLESKELTDVPLTNLLNSLAGQVAGVQITNGSSGVGSSSRIVIRGENSLSGTNQPLFVVDGVPINNDQITSNLINDGALQEVDYGNGGADISPDDIESITILKGAGSAALYGSRAANGVVVITTKRGKNAKGLGVSFGTSLTVEKLLTLPDYQNQYGGGSNNGPYSFQNGIGAGVSDGGISSFGLPLDQGTLVKQFDSPSVDVNGNPVRAGDVISRTKPDGSFTEITPTPWVSNPNNVRDFFETGITSQNNIAISNSGEKGSSRISYSNLRNKGILPNTNLNRDGVAISLDQNIIQKLFFRAYTNYINTRSDNRPNLGYGYENVLYGFNWTGRQTNIASLKNYWQAGQEGIQHYDFNYLWLTNPYLTLYENTNSFNKNRFLGNVSATYEFTDHLKLSVRSGLDNYNDTRAFRRAVSTNRNPQGTYREDKVKFNEINSDILLSYENNINAGWKYGLSAGANRFEQSINYQFAEASQLALPNIYSLANSRTPLKGDSQLFQKQINSVYGTGNISFRNWLYVDLTYRNDWSSTLPLNNNSFGYYSAGMSYVLSNMFTLPSKISFLALRLSSASVGNDTNPYQNAQNYVFNQNYGSNFKVTNETLLKNAALRPERLNALEAGLDMALFNGRVQLDIAGYQNTSIDQIISRPISSTSGFQNFNVNGGKVRTKGFETLLSAKLIDKSNFKWQSSLNFSTYRSVVTALPDGVDQFVTGVANVFGGSGGSNAVFYIAKQGGRVGDMYGTGFVEVDGQTLFGANGLPVQDGKLRLLGNYNPDFAMGFNNKFSYKGLELKVIVDWRQGGTIVSRTKALGSTSGVLKETLVGRENGVVGEGVVNVGTTDNPQYQPNTTVVAASQYYNNFYDRGNEASALYDASYIKLRQVALYYQFPQKLVRSFKMQSLKLGFVGSNLFLITENPHFDPELNALQETNIIYGVEDMSYPSTRSFGISLKTEF; encoded by the coding sequence ATGAAACTATATCTATTAGTTGTTTTACAGCTGATAATGTTCAGCCTATATGGGCAAAACACAGCTTATAAATCAAAGGTGATTGACACCCAAAATTCACCTGTTCCATTCGCGACAATACAAGTGGAAGGAACTCAAATATTCACAAAATCAGACCTCAATGGGAATTTCGAAATTACCCTTTCGGAAAAAGCATTTGTACTATTGATCACATCCATTGGATTTGAAAGTAAACGACTTGAGATACTCAATGCTCAAGTCCCACAAGAAATCATTTTGATGGAATCCAATGAGCAATTGAGCGAGGTAGTAGTTACCGCACTAGGTATTAAAAAAGAACGGCAGTCCTTGGGGTCATCGGTCACGACATTAGAATCTAAAGAACTTACTGATGTGCCGCTAACTAATTTACTTAACAGTCTTGCTGGTCAAGTTGCAGGTGTTCAAATCACAAACGGTTCATCTGGGGTAGGTTCATCGTCAAGGATTGTAATAAGAGGCGAAAACTCACTTTCGGGTACCAATCAACCATTATTCGTAGTGGATGGTGTGCCAATCAACAATGATCAAATAACAAGTAATTTGATTAACGACGGTGCTTTGCAAGAAGTAGACTATGGCAACGGCGGAGCAGATATCAGCCCAGATGATATAGAATCTATCACCATATTGAAAGGTGCAGGTTCAGCAGCTCTTTATGGTAGTCGGGCGGCGAATGGCGTTGTTGTTATAACCACCAAAAGAGGGAAGAATGCTAAGGGACTTGGAGTGAGTTTTGGAACATCATTGACAGTAGAAAAGCTATTGACCTTGCCAGATTATCAGAATCAATACGGTGGAGGTTCTAATAATGGGCCTTATTCTTTCCAAAATGGAATAGGAGCAGGCGTGAGCGATGGTGGTATTAGTAGTTTTGGGCTTCCGCTGGATCAAGGTACTTTGGTGAAGCAATTCGACAGTCCCTCGGTGGATGTGAATGGTAACCCCGTAAGAGCTGGTGACGTTATTTCGAGAACAAAACCAGATGGTTCTTTTACAGAAATTACTCCTACCCCTTGGGTTTCCAATCCAAACAATGTTAGAGACTTTTTTGAAACAGGAATCACATCACAAAACAACATTGCGATTAGCAATTCAGGTGAAAAAGGAAGTAGTAGGATTTCGTACTCTAACCTTCGAAACAAAGGTATATTACCAAACACAAATCTAAATAGAGATGGTGTGGCTATAAGTTTGGATCAAAATATAATTCAAAAACTTTTCTTTCGTGCCTATACCAACTACATCAATACAAGAAGCGATAATAGGCCAAATCTTGGCTATGGTTATGAGAATGTATTGTACGGGTTCAACTGGACTGGTCGCCAAACTAATATTGCTTCTTTGAAAAACTATTGGCAAGCTGGTCAAGAGGGAATTCAACATTATGATTTCAATTACTTGTGGTTGACAAATCCTTATTTAACACTTTACGAAAACACCAATAGTTTCAATAAAAATAGGTTTTTGGGGAATGTTTCTGCCACTTACGAATTCACAGATCACCTCAAACTTAGTGTAAGAAGCGGACTTGACAATTACAACGACACCCGAGCTTTTAGAAGGGCTGTAAGTACCAATAGAAACCCACAAGGGACTTATCGAGAGGATAAAGTAAAGTTCAACGAAATAAACTCCGACATTTTACTTTCGTACGAGAACAACATCAACGCTGGGTGGAAATATGGACTTTCTGCCGGAGCCAATAGATTTGAGCAATCTATTAATTACCAATTTGCCGAAGCTTCTCAATTGGCCTTGCCCAATATTTACTCGCTTGCAAATTCACGTACTCCGCTCAAAGGCGACAGTCAGCTTTTTCAAAAACAAATCAACAGTGTTTATGGAACAGGAAACATTTCTTTTCGAAATTGGCTTTATGTAGACCTCACTTATCGGAATGATTGGAGCAGTACACTGCCACTGAACAATAACTCTTTTGGCTATTATTCTGCTGGAATGAGTTATGTATTGTCCAATATGTTTACGCTCCCAAGCAAGATTTCATTCTTGGCTTTGAGGTTGAGTTCTGCCAGCGTTGGAAATGATACCAATCCTTATCAGAATGCTCAAAACTATGTATTTAACCAAAATTATGGTTCGAACTTTAAAGTGACAAATGAGACATTACTCAAAAACGCAGCATTAAGACCAGAGCGTTTAAATGCTTTGGAGGCAGGTTTGGACATGGCTTTATTCAATGGTAGAGTGCAATTGGATATTGCTGGATACCAAAACACGAGTATAGATCAAATCATCTCGCGACCTATCTCATCTACAAGTGGGTTTCAAAACTTCAATGTGAATGGTGGAAAAGTAAGAACGAAAGGATTTGAAACACTTCTAAGTGCAAAGCTTATTGATAAGAGTAATTTCAAATGGCAATCTTCTCTGAACTTCTCAACCTATAGAAGTGTGGTAACAGCTTTGCCAGATGGCGTGGATCAATTTGTAACCGGAGTTGCGAATGTTTTTGGTGGCTCGGGAGGTTCCAATGCCGTATTTTATATCGCAAAGCAAGGCGGAAGAGTAGGGGACATGTATGGAACAGGCTTTGTAGAAGTTGACGGTCAAACATTGTTTGGAGCGAACGGACTTCCTGTGCAAGATGGTAAGTTAAGGCTGCTAGGAAATTACAATCCTGATTTTGCAATGGGATTCAATAATAAATTTAGCTACAAAGGGCTAGAGCTTAAAGTGATAGTGGATTGGCGACAAGGTGGCACAATCGTATCAAGAACTAAGGCACTGGGCAGCACATCTGGAGTTTTGAAAGAAACACTCGTAGGACGCGAGAATGGCGTTGTAGGTGAAGGGGTTGTGAATGTAGGAACTACAGATAATCCTCAATACCAGCCCAATACAACGGTAGTTGCCGCTAGTCAATATTACAACAACTTTTACGACAGAGGCAATGAAGCCAGTGCATTGTATGATGCATCTTATATCAAGCTTCGTCAGGTTGCCTTGTATTATCAGTTTCCACAAAAACTAGTGAGATCATTTAAAATGCAAAGCCTGAAACTAGGCTTTGTAGGAAGTAATTTATTCCTCATTACAGAGAATCCGCACTTTGACCCAGAACTAAACGCCTTGCAAGAGACCAACATTATTTATGGGGTAGAAGATATGTCGTATCCGTCTACGAGGAGTTTTGGAATTAGCCTTAAAACAGAATTTTAA
- a CDS encoding NTE family protein, with translation MKALVLGGGSLKGAWQAGAIQAVLETGFKPDMVYGISAGALNASFIVSESGSQYLETGKIDWELVNKKLISFWIDNITKPSDIGILKSRWMLGIETILSRFDGLLDTNPLHNKVKEYLNLTALRRSPVQLKVGAVNINTGEMHYTDPMEEHFLDYLRASSSLPIIMPAIQIGGDHRQAYLDGGIREVVPIRKAIEDGATEIYAIATHPKHRKMEPINYRSFLSLIDRIKDISVNQFENNDIGWAEDYNENLVSIAGFTLNKKITLKVIRPKEPIHIQLTSFTTEDIKEAVKKGYEYAYTDLN, from the coding sequence ATGAAGGCATTAGTGTTAGGAGGTGGCTCGCTAAAAGGTGCATGGCAAGCAGGTGCAATTCAAGCGGTATTAGAGACAGGGTTTAAACCAGATATGGTCTACGGTATCTCCGCTGGTGCATTAAATGCATCCTTTATTGTGAGTGAATCTGGCAGTCAATATTTAGAAACAGGTAAAATTGACTGGGAACTGGTGAACAAAAAACTTATCAGTTTTTGGATAGATAACATCACAAAACCATCAGATATCGGAATTCTGAAATCTCGTTGGATGTTGGGCATTGAAACCATTTTGAGTAGGTTTGATGGCCTTTTGGATACTAATCCATTGCACAACAAAGTCAAAGAATACCTTAACCTCACTGCTTTAAGAAGAAGTCCGGTTCAATTAAAAGTAGGTGCTGTAAATATCAACACAGGAGAAATGCATTACACGGACCCTATGGAGGAGCATTTCTTAGACTATTTAAGAGCGAGTAGCTCTTTACCTATTATTATGCCAGCAATTCAGATTGGCGGTGATCACAGACAGGCCTATCTCGATGGTGGAATTCGAGAAGTAGTTCCAATCCGAAAAGCGATTGAAGATGGAGCAACAGAAATTTATGCCATTGCTACCCACCCAAAGCATCGCAAAATGGAACCTATCAACTACCGCTCATTTTTATCCTTAATAGATCGTATTAAAGACATTTCGGTTAATCAGTTTGAAAACAATGACATTGGCTGGGCAGAAGATTACAACGAAAACTTAGTTTCTATCGCAGGTTTCACGCTCAATAAAAAAATAACGCTCAAGGTGATTAGACCCAAAGAGCCCATTCACATTCAACTTACAAGTTTCACCACGGAAGATATCAAAGAAGCTGTAAAAAAGGGTTATGAATATGCCTACACCGACTTGAATTAA